One genomic segment of Agromyces intestinalis includes these proteins:
- a CDS encoding acetyl-CoA C-acyltransferase — protein MPEAYLVGGVRTPVGRYGGALASVRPDDLAALVVGEAVARAGLGADVLEAGAIDEVILGAANQAGEDNRNVARMSVLLAGLPDTVPGITVNRLCASGMSAIIMASQAIRAGDADLIVAGGVESMTRAPWVQQKPEKPWAKPGEAFDTSIGWRFTNPRLAARDKATFSMPETAEEVARIDGITRDDADAFALRSQQRAVAAIDAGRFAPEIIGVPTARGGEVLVDEGPRRDTSAEALAGLRPVVAGGSVVTAGNSSSLNDGASAIVVASAAAVEKYGLTPRARIVVGAAAALEPSIMGLGPVPATRKALERSGLSLDQIGAIELNEAFATQSIASMRRLGLDESIVNADGGAIALGHPLGSSGSRLVVTLLGRMEREGARYGLATMCVGVGQGTALIVEGVGA, from the coding sequence ATGCCCGAGGCCTATCTCGTGGGCGGCGTGCGCACGCCGGTCGGCCGCTACGGGGGAGCCCTGGCATCCGTGCGGCCCGACGACCTCGCCGCGCTCGTCGTCGGCGAAGCGGTCGCACGCGCCGGACTCGGCGCCGACGTGCTCGAAGCCGGCGCAATCGACGAAGTCATCCTCGGCGCCGCGAACCAGGCCGGCGAGGACAACCGCAACGTCGCCCGCATGTCCGTGCTGCTCGCCGGGCTGCCCGACACCGTGCCCGGCATCACCGTGAACCGGCTCTGCGCGTCGGGCATGTCGGCCATCATCATGGCGTCGCAGGCGATCCGCGCGGGCGACGCCGACCTCATCGTCGCCGGCGGCGTCGAATCGATGACCCGCGCGCCGTGGGTGCAGCAGAAGCCCGAGAAGCCGTGGGCGAAGCCCGGCGAGGCGTTCGACACCTCGATCGGCTGGCGGTTCACCAACCCGCGGCTCGCCGCGCGCGACAAGGCCACGTTCTCGATGCCCGAGACCGCCGAAGAGGTCGCCCGCATCGACGGCATCACCCGCGACGACGCCGACGCGTTCGCGCTGCGCTCGCAGCAGCGGGCCGTCGCCGCGATCGACGCCGGGCGGTTCGCGCCCGAGATCATCGGCGTGCCGACCGCCCGCGGCGGCGAGGTGCTCGTCGACGAAGGGCCGCGCCGCGACACGTCGGCCGAAGCGCTCGCCGGGCTGCGGCCCGTCGTCGCCGGCGGATCGGTCGTCACCGCCGGCAACTCGTCGTCGCTGAACGACGGCGCCTCGGCGATCGTCGTCGCCAGCGCCGCCGCCGTGGAGAAATACGGACTCACCCCGCGCGCCCGCATCGTGGTCGGGGCCGCCGCCGCGCTCGAACCGTCGATCATGGGCCTCGGGCCCGTGCCAGCGACGCGCAAGGCGCTGGAGCGCTCGGGCCTCTCGCTCGACCAGATCGGCGCCATCGAGCTCAATGAGGCGTTCGCGACCCAGTCGATCGCGTCGATGCGCCGGCTCGGCCTCGATGAGTCGATCGTGAATGCCGACGGCGGAGCGATCGCCCTGGGGCATCCGCTCGGATCCAGCGGGTCGCGCCTGGTCGTGACGCTGCTCGGCCGCATGGAGCGCGAAGGCGCGCGCTACGGGCTCGCGACCATGTGCGTCGGCGTCGGGCAGGGCACGGCGCTCATCGTCGAGGGGGTGGGCGCGTGA
- a CDS encoding enoyl-CoA hydratase/isomerase family protein, with protein MSGSDASVSDASRSDAPAAPLLVERHADRVVATLNRPEVRNAIDQATIDALHTLCAELEAEPRTLILTGAGGVFASGADIAQLRERRAADALAGINVNCFVRIHELPMPVIAAIDGYALGGGAELAYAADLRIGTPALKMGNPETGLGIIAAAGASWRLREIVGEARAAELLLTGRIIGADEALAIGLVTALHEASGLMDASHALADRIAANDRAATIAMKRALAAPRAAHPRIDLELQAELFESPEKQRRMTEFLEKRSRR; from the coding sequence GTGAGCGGGTCGGATGCTTCGGTGTCGGATGCGTCACGGTCGGATGCTCCGGCCGCGCCGCTGCTCGTCGAGCGGCACGCCGATAGGGTCGTCGCGACCCTGAACCGCCCCGAGGTGCGCAACGCGATCGACCAGGCCACGATCGACGCGCTGCACACGCTCTGCGCCGAGCTCGAGGCCGAGCCGCGCACCCTCATCCTCACGGGCGCGGGGGGCGTCTTCGCATCGGGCGCCGACATCGCGCAACTGCGCGAACGTCGCGCCGCCGACGCGCTCGCCGGTATCAACGTCAACTGCTTCGTGCGGATCCACGAGCTGCCGATGCCGGTCATCGCCGCGATCGACGGGTACGCGCTCGGCGGGGGAGCCGAGCTGGCCTACGCCGCCGACCTGCGCATCGGCACGCCCGCGCTCAAGATGGGCAACCCCGAGACCGGCCTCGGCATCATCGCCGCGGCCGGGGCGAGCTGGCGGCTGCGCGAGATCGTCGGCGAGGCGCGGGCGGCCGAGCTGCTGCTCACGGGCCGCATCATCGGAGCCGATGAAGCGCTCGCGATCGGCCTCGTCACGGCGCTGCACGAGGCATCCGGTCTGATGGACGCCTCTCATGCGCTCGCCGACCGCATCGCCGCGAACGATCGCGCCGCGACCATCGCGATGAAGCGGGCGCTCGCCGCGCCGCGCGCCGCCCACCCGCGAATCGACCTCGAGCTGCAGGCCGAGCTCTTCGAGAGCCCGGAGAAGCAGCGGCGGATGACGGAGTTCCTGGAGAAGAGGTCGCGGCGATGA
- the paaZ gene encoding phenylacetic acid degradation bifunctional protein PaaZ: MTEMLPSYVQGEWWTPGADASTDATQQPPTAVRDASTGEIVTHVSTAGLDLAGALEYARTVGQASLRELTFHQRAVLLKQFALALTERKAELYELSARTGATKQDSWVDIDGGIGVLFSYSSKGRRELPNTKVYVDGPIEQLSKDGSFLGRHIYTSLPGVAVQINAFNFPVWGSLEKFAPAFLAGVPSVVKPATPTGYLAEAFVRILVESGLLPDGSLQLVSGSVPDLFDHLRLGDLVAFTGSASTAERLRSHESVQTGGVRFTSETDSINASVLGPDAVAGTPEFDAYVRQLVVEMTTKAGQKCTAIRRAVVPSGSIDDVVDAVRERIASRTVVGDPRDEATTMGPLASVEQRDEVLRQVGRLVDAGGRVVVGSTDAPGGMNPDGAFVAPVLLRFDDASTEAVNEVEAFGPVSSVIGYESLADAAAIVARGGGSLVTSIATHDPAVAAELTTRIAAYNGRVLLLDRDDARSSTGHGSPLPQLVHGGPGRAGGGEELGGIRAVLHHMQRTAVQGSPEMLTALTGIWHPGASARPYATTGDEHPFRKSLAELAIGDQVVSDARTVTLEDIETFAAFTGDTFYAHMDEEAAAANPFFPGRVAHGYLLVSWAAGLFVDPAPGPVLANSGLENLRFMTPVSPGDEIRVELTAKQITPRETDEYGEVRWDAVLRNQRDEVVAQYDVLTLVAKERVPAAV; this comes from the coding sequence ATGACCGAGATGCTGCCCAGCTACGTTCAGGGCGAGTGGTGGACGCCCGGCGCCGACGCGTCGACGGATGCCACGCAGCAGCCGCCGACCGCGGTGCGAGACGCGTCGACCGGGGAGATCGTGACCCACGTGTCGACCGCTGGCCTCGACCTGGCCGGCGCGCTGGAGTACGCCCGCACGGTCGGGCAGGCCTCGCTCCGCGAGCTGACGTTCCACCAGCGGGCCGTGCTGCTCAAGCAGTTCGCTCTCGCGCTGACCGAGCGCAAGGCCGAGCTCTACGAACTGTCGGCGCGTACCGGCGCGACGAAGCAGGACTCGTGGGTCGACATCGACGGCGGCATCGGGGTGCTCTTCTCCTACTCGTCGAAGGGCCGGCGCGAACTGCCCAACACGAAGGTCTACGTCGACGGGCCGATCGAGCAGCTCTCGAAGGACGGCTCATTCCTCGGGCGGCATATCTATACCAGCCTTCCGGGCGTGGCGGTGCAGATCAACGCGTTCAACTTCCCCGTGTGGGGGTCGCTCGAGAAGTTCGCACCGGCGTTCCTCGCGGGCGTGCCGTCGGTGGTGAAGCCCGCGACACCGACCGGGTACCTCGCCGAAGCGTTCGTGCGGATCCTCGTGGAGTCGGGCCTCCTGCCCGATGGATCGCTGCAACTCGTGTCGGGCAGCGTGCCCGACCTGTTCGACCACCTGCGCCTCGGCGACCTGGTCGCCTTCACCGGCAGTGCGTCGACCGCCGAACGCCTGCGCTCGCACGAGTCGGTGCAGACCGGCGGGGTGCGGTTCACGAGCGAGACCGACTCGATCAACGCCTCGGTGCTCGGACCCGACGCGGTCGCGGGCACGCCCGAGTTCGACGCCTACGTGCGCCAGCTCGTCGTCGAGATGACGACGAAGGCCGGGCAGAAGTGCACCGCGATCCGGCGCGCGGTCGTGCCTTCGGGCTCGATCGACGACGTGGTCGATGCGGTGCGCGAGCGCATCGCATCCCGCACGGTCGTGGGCGACCCGCGCGACGAAGCGACCACGATGGGTCCGCTCGCGAGCGTCGAGCAGCGCGACGAGGTGCTGCGCCAGGTCGGCCGGCTCGTCGACGCCGGCGGCCGGGTCGTCGTCGGATCGACGGATGCCCCTGGCGGCATGAACCCCGACGGCGCGTTCGTGGCGCCGGTGCTGCTGCGGTTCGACGACGCATCGACCGAGGCGGTGAACGAGGTCGAGGCGTTCGGCCCGGTGTCGAGCGTGATCGGGTACGAGTCGCTCGCGGATGCCGCGGCCATCGTCGCCCGCGGCGGCGGGTCGCTCGTGACCAGCATCGCGACCCATGACCCGGCGGTCGCCGCCGAGCTCACGACCCGCATCGCCGCGTACAACGGCCGGGTGCTGCTGCTCGACCGCGACGACGCGCGGTCGTCGACCGGGCACGGGTCGCCGCTGCCCCAGCTCGTGCACGGCGGGCCGGGCCGCGCCGGCGGCGGCGAGGAGCTCGGCGGCATCCGCGCGGTGCTGCACCATATGCAGCGCACGGCGGTGCAGGGGTCGCCCGAGATGCTCACGGCGTTGACGGGGATCTGGCACCCCGGGGCATCCGCTCGGCCGTATGCGACCACGGGCGATGAGCACCCGTTCCGCAAGAGCCTCGCCGAGCTCGCGATCGGCGACCAGGTGGTGTCGGACGCACGCACGGTGACCCTCGAGGACATCGAGACGTTCGCGGCGTTCACCGGCGACACGTTCTACGCCCACATGGACGAGGAGGCCGCAGCGGCGAACCCCTTCTTCCCCGGCCGGGTCGCGCACGGGTACCTGCTCGTGTCGTGGGCGGCGGGCCTGTTCGTCGACCCGGCGCCCGGGCCGGTGCTCGCGAACTCGGGGCTCGAGAACCTGCGGTTCATGACCCCGGTATCGCCCGGCGACGAGATCCGCGTCGAACTCACCGCGAAGCAGATCACGCCGCGCGAGACCGACGAGTACGGCGAGGTGCGGTGGGACGCCGTGCTGCGCAACCAGCGCGACGAGGTCGTGGCGCAGTACGACGTGCTGACGCTCGTGGCGAAGGAGCGGGTGCCGGCGGCGGTGTGA
- a CDS encoding RecQ family ATP-dependent DNA helicase yields the protein MTDATTDTRAAALTALRALVGRDDAEFHDGQFEAISALVDEHRRALVVQRTGWGKSAVYFVATLLLRRAGAGPTVLVSPLLALMRDQVAAAERAGVRAVSINSTNPHEWADVLARLDADEVDVLLVSPERLNNPSFREQQLPALVRRIGLLVVDEAHCISDWGHDFRPDYRRLRELIAQLPAGVPVLATTATANSRVVTDVAEQLGGADVLTIRGPLARASLRLGVLQLPNSPSRLAWLISHLDDLPGSGIIYTLTVAAAIDTARVLRERGHEVRAYTGQTDSDERTESEGMLKRNEVKALVATSALGMGFDKPDLGFVLHLGAPSSPVAYYQQVGRAGRATDSADVLLLPGVEDRDIWHYFATASMPDEDRAGRVLAALSDQPTSTAALEAMVDLRRTPLELLLKVLDVDGAVRRVQGGWVSTGEPWVYDAERYRRIAAERLAEQQHMLDYETTEMCRMEFLQRSLDDETAAPCGRCDNCAGTWYPTGIADDATRAAASALDRVGVPIEPRKMWPTGADRLGVPVKGRIAPGQQAAEGRALARLTDLGWGGALREVFAAGTPDAPVPPRLLDACVRVLADWGWAERPVAVVAMPSTSHPQLVDSLACGLAEIGRLPYVGALALRDGGPTGQPGGNSAYRLAGVWNRFDADALDVPSGPVLLVDDVADSRWTLTVAARELRIAGATDVLPFALALRG from the coding sequence ATGACCGACGCCACGACCGACACCCGTGCGGCCGCCCTCACCGCGCTGCGCGCACTCGTCGGGCGCGACGACGCCGAGTTCCACGACGGTCAGTTCGAGGCGATCTCGGCACTCGTCGACGAGCACCGTCGGGCACTCGTCGTGCAGCGCACCGGCTGGGGCAAGTCGGCGGTCTACTTCGTGGCAACGCTGCTGCTGCGCCGGGCGGGTGCCGGCCCGACGGTGCTGGTGTCGCCGCTCCTCGCCCTGATGCGCGACCAGGTCGCCGCGGCCGAGCGGGCCGGCGTGCGCGCCGTCTCGATCAACTCCACCAACCCGCACGAGTGGGCCGACGTGCTCGCCCGCCTCGACGCCGACGAAGTCGATGTGCTGCTCGTCTCGCCCGAGCGGCTCAACAATCCGTCGTTCCGCGAGCAGCAGCTACCGGCGCTCGTGCGCCGCATCGGGCTGCTCGTCGTCGACGAGGCGCACTGCATCAGCGACTGGGGGCACGACTTCCGGCCCGACTACCGCCGGCTGCGCGAGCTCATCGCGCAACTGCCGGCCGGCGTGCCCGTGCTCGCGACCACCGCGACGGCGAACAGCCGAGTCGTCACCGATGTCGCCGAGCAGTTGGGCGGCGCCGACGTACTCACCATCCGCGGCCCGCTGGCCCGCGCGTCGCTGCGGCTCGGGGTGCTGCAGCTGCCGAACTCGCCGAGTCGGCTCGCGTGGCTCATCAGCCACCTCGACGACCTGCCCGGGTCGGGCATCATCTACACGCTCACGGTCGCGGCGGCGATCGACACCGCGCGGGTGCTGCGCGAGCGCGGTCACGAGGTGCGCGCCTACACGGGTCAGACCGACTCCGACGAGCGCACCGAGTCCGAGGGCATGCTGAAGCGCAACGAGGTCAAGGCGCTCGTGGCGACGAGCGCGCTCGGCATGGGGTTCGACAAGCCCGACCTCGGGTTCGTGCTGCACCTCGGCGCGCCGTCCTCGCCGGTCGCGTACTACCAGCAGGTGGGTCGTGCCGGCCGGGCGACCGACAGCGCCGACGTGCTGCTGCTGCCGGGCGTCGAAGACCGCGACATCTGGCACTACTTCGCCACCGCGTCGATGCCCGACGAAGACCGCGCCGGCCGCGTGCTCGCCGCGCTCTCCGACCAACCCACCTCGACGGCCGCCCTCGAGGCGATGGTCGACCTTCGCCGCACTCCGCTCGAGTTGCTGTTGAAGGTGCTCGATGTCGACGGCGCCGTGCGTCGGGTGCAGGGCGGCTGGGTCTCGACCGGCGAGCCGTGGGTCTACGACGCCGAGCGCTACCGGCGCATCGCTGCCGAGCGCCTCGCCGAGCAGCAGCACATGCTCGATTACGAGACCACCGAGATGTGCCGCATGGAGTTCCTGCAGCGCTCCCTCGACGACGAGACGGCGGCGCCCTGCGGGCGCTGCGACAACTGCGCCGGCACCTGGTATCCCACCGGCATCGCCGACGACGCGACCCGCGCTGCCGCGTCGGCCCTCGATCGCGTCGGCGTGCCGATCGAGCCGCGCAAGATGTGGCCCACGGGCGCCGACCGCCTCGGCGTGCCGGTGAAGGGGCGCATCGCGCCGGGCCAGCAGGCCGCCGAGGGTCGGGCGCTCGCCCGGCTCACCGACCTCGGCTGGGGCGGCGCGCTGCGCGAGGTGTTCGCCGCCGGCACGCCCGACGCCCCGGTGCCGCCCCGGCTGCTCGACGCGTGCGTGCGGGTGCTCGCCGACTGGGGGTGGGCCGAACGACCGGTCGCGGTCGTCGCGATGCCGTCGACGTCGCACCCGCAGCTCGTCGACTCCCTCGCCTGCGGGCTCGCCGAGATCGGGCGGCTCCCGTACGTCGGCGCGCTCGCGCTCCGCGACGGCGGCCCGACCGGCCAACCCGGCGGCAACAGCGCCTACCGGCTCGCCGGCGTCTGGAATCGGTTCGACGCCGACGCACTCGACGTGCCATCCGGGCCTGTATTGCTCGTCGACGACGTCGCCGACAGCCGGTGGACGCTCACCGTCGCCGCCCGCGAGCTCCGCATCGCGGGCGCGACCGACGTGCTGCCGTTCGCGCTGGCGCTGCGCGGGTGA
- a CDS encoding CU044_2847 family protein, with product MAELLAFRDEHDDSVILVETSSAGAAGGDEGMVTRGRRSEPMIVEAGRSLDEIMGRLGPVVRSVVAQLREAADFPDEIGVEFAVKISADSNLVIARAGGEANFRVSVRWLGRGASDGRPAPEVSA from the coding sequence ATGGCAGAGTTGCTGGCTTTCCGCGATGAGCACGATGACAGCGTCATCCTCGTCGAGACGTCGTCCGCCGGCGCGGCCGGCGGCGACGAGGGCATGGTCACGCGCGGCCGCCGATCCGAGCCCATGATCGTGGAGGCGGGTCGCAGCCTCGACGAGATCATGGGCCGCCTCGGCCCGGTGGTCCGCAGCGTGGTCGCCCAGTTGCGCGAGGCGGCCGACTTCCCCGACGAGATCGGCGTCGAGTTCGCGGTCAAGATCTCGGCCGACTCGAACCTGGTGATCGCGCGGGCCGGCGGCGAAGCGAACTTCCGCGTCTCGGTGCGCTGGCTCGGTCGGGGAGCGAGCGACGGCCGGCCAGCACCCGAGGTCTCGGCGTGA
- a CDS encoding 3-hydroxyacyl-CoA dehydrogenase family protein: protein MSVRPEDSSSRPAGGAPTRSGAAPAVVGVLGGGRMGAGIAHAFLIAGSRVTVVERDPGAAAAAGDRVRASLMQSVERGTAGDRSFAELSAALATDTDAAAFADAGLVVEAVPEDLGLKLDALRRVEAVLDADAALASNTSSISIDALAAALERPTRFLGLHFFNPVPASKLVEIVVGGATEPGLAEAARDWVAAIGKAAVSVTDSPGFASSRLGLAIGLEAIRMLEEGVATAADIDAAMTLGYKHPVGPLELTDLVGLDVRLGIAEYLHAELGERFAPPALLRRMVAEGKLGRKSGEGFYVWGES, encoded by the coding sequence ATGAGTGTGCGCCCCGAGGATTCGAGTTCTCGGCCGGCGGGTGGTGCTCCGACTCGGTCGGGCGCGGCGCCGGCGGTAGTCGGCGTGCTCGGCGGCGGACGCATGGGGGCGGGCATCGCGCACGCGTTCCTGATCGCCGGCAGCCGGGTCACCGTCGTCGAACGCGACCCCGGCGCGGCCGCCGCGGCCGGCGACCGGGTGCGCGCCTCGCTCATGCAGTCGGTCGAGCGGGGCACCGCGGGCGACCGGTCGTTCGCCGAGTTGAGCGCGGCGCTGGCCACCGACACGGATGCCGCGGCCTTCGCCGACGCAGGCCTCGTCGTCGAGGCGGTGCCCGAAGATCTCGGCCTCAAGCTCGATGCGCTGCGACGCGTCGAGGCGGTGCTCGATGCGGACGCCGCGCTCGCGTCGAACACGTCGTCCATCTCGATCGACGCGCTCGCCGCGGCGCTCGAACGGCCGACACGATTCCTCGGCCTGCACTTCTTCAACCCGGTGCCGGCGTCGAAGCTCGTCGAGATCGTGGTCGGCGGCGCGACGGAGCCCGGGCTCGCCGAGGCCGCGCGCGACTGGGTCGCCGCGATCGGCAAGGCGGCCGTCTCCGTAACCGACTCACCGGGTTTCGCGAGCTCGCGGCTGGGGCTCGCGATCGGGCTCGAGGCGATCCGCATGCTCGAGGAGGGCGTCGCGACGGCGGCCGACATCGACGCGGCGATGACGCTCGGGTACAAGCATCCGGTCGGGCCGCTCGAGCTCACCGACCTCGTCGGCCTCGACGTGCGCCTCGGCATCGCCGAGTACCTGCACGCCGAGCTCGGCGAACGGTTCGCGCCGCCCGCGCTGCTGCGGCGGATGGTCGCCGAGGGCAAGCTCGGCCGCAAGAGCGGCGAGGGCTTCTACGTGTGGGGCGAATCGTGA
- a CDS encoding MFS transporter, with protein MGDTGIDSDTGAAAATAKRFALGALIATCVSALVVNANTSAVAILIPAISADTGTSTDTLQWAVTGYNLVGAAVIVTSGALGDVFGRRKIFLGGLLLFIASCVLIALSQEGIGVILGRCIQGASGATILACGMSLLSAANTGKAQLRAVTLWGAASAVGAAAGPLVGGLLASTLGWQGLFWIDAAIAAACIPVALIAVAESNDPTRPKSIDWWGTVLIAAILAPLIFALTNGSAWGWASLPTLGCFAITIGAAIAFVLVEQRVKAPLLDLALLRNKILVGATLSILLGSGTVNAIMFVVSLYFQDPAALGMDAFQAGLATLPVAAAAVVLSPLITPIVSRIGARTTIALGFVIMTLAFVALAFVQASWSYALFVLPLIAVAVGMSLQNGPCSSISTSCVEPREVGAASGISNMARYVGSAVMTAIVASVYGSVTANRLAGGADQGEALAAAFSWSSIAMGIWCVLGIALALLVARHVTPRKPGEFEYAAAAASTSHTLTPPEDVRGGAAAGGAAAGAAPA; from the coding sequence GTGGGGGACACGGGGATCGATTCCGATACCGGCGCGGCTGCGGCGACGGCGAAGCGATTCGCGCTCGGCGCACTCATCGCGACGTGCGTCTCGGCGCTCGTCGTGAACGCCAACACCTCGGCGGTGGCGATTCTGATCCCGGCGATCTCGGCCGACACGGGCACCTCGACCGACACGCTGCAGTGGGCGGTGACCGGATACAACCTGGTCGGCGCTGCCGTCATCGTGACGTCGGGCGCACTCGGCGACGTGTTCGGGCGGCGCAAGATCTTCCTCGGCGGCCTGCTGCTGTTCATCGCCTCGTGCGTGCTCATCGCGCTCTCGCAGGAGGGCATCGGGGTCATCCTCGGCCGGTGCATCCAGGGTGCGTCGGGCGCGACGATCCTCGCGTGCGGCATGAGCCTGCTGTCGGCGGCGAACACCGGCAAGGCGCAGTTGCGCGCGGTCACGCTCTGGGGCGCGGCATCCGCGGTCGGAGCGGCCGCCGGTCCGCTCGTCGGCGGGCTGCTCGCCTCGACGCTCGGGTGGCAGGGCCTGTTCTGGATCGACGCCGCCATCGCCGCGGCGTGCATTCCGGTGGCGCTGATCGCCGTCGCCGAGTCGAACGACCCGACCCGGCCGAAGTCGATCGACTGGTGGGGCACCGTGCTCATCGCCGCGATCCTCGCGCCGCTCATCTTCGCGCTCACCAACGGCAGCGCGTGGGGCTGGGCCTCGCTGCCGACCCTCGGATGCTTCGCCATCACGATCGGCGCGGCCATCGCGTTCGTGCTCGTCGAGCAGCGGGTGAAGGCGCCGCTGCTCGACCTCGCGCTGCTGCGAAACAAGATCCTGGTCGGCGCGACGCTGTCGATCCTGCTCGGGTCGGGCACCGTGAACGCGATCATGTTCGTCGTCAGCCTGTACTTCCAGGACCCTGCGGCGCTCGGCATGGACGCCTTCCAGGCGGGCCTCGCGACGCTGCCGGTCGCGGCGGCCGCGGTGGTGCTCTCGCCGCTCATTACGCCGATCGTGTCGCGCATCGGCGCCCGCACCACGATCGCGCTCGGCTTCGTCATCATGACGCTCGCGTTCGTCGCGCTCGCGTTCGTGCAGGCGTCGTGGTCGTACGCGCTGTTCGTGCTGCCCCTCATCGCCGTCGCGGTCGGCATGAGCCTGCAGAACGGCCCCTGCTCGTCGATCTCGACGTCGTGCGTCGAGCCGCGCGAGGTCGGCGCAGCATCGGGTATCTCGAACATGGCGCGGTACGTCGGCTCGGCCGTGATGACCGCGATCGTCGCGTCGGTGTACGGGTCGGTCACGGCGAACCGCCTCGCCGGGGGAGCCGACCAGGGCGAGGCGCTCGCCGCGGCGTTCTCGTGGTCGTCGATCGCGATGGGCATCTGGTGCGTGCTCGGCATCGCGCTCGCGCTCCTCGTCGCGCGCCACGTGACGCCGCGCAAGCCCGGGGAATTCGAGTACGCGGCGGCCGCGGCATCCACTTCGCATACGCTCACGCCGCCCGAGGACGTGCGCGGCGGCGCGGCGGCCGGTGGCGCGGCGGCCGGCGCCGCGCCGGCGTGA